The Litoribrevibacter albus DNA segment GATCAGGAACACGCCGGCTACGATGCATCCGTCAAAGACGCCACTGAAATTGCCTTCTTCCCACCGGTAACGGGAGGGTAGCTCGTGTCGGGTTCAGCTAAGAGTCATGCTTGCAAGATAGAAATCTCAGTGCAAGAAGCAGATTTTGATTTGGGTGCGCTTTCTAACCAATGGACTGACGGGGACGTTGAAAACGGTGCTCAGGTGATGTTTGTCGGGCGTGTGAGAGAGTTTGCACAAGCGAATCAGCAGTCAATGACCCTAGAGCATTACCCGGGCATGACCGAAAAGGCACTTAGAGAGACCGCCGACATTGCAGCTGAACGTTGGCGTATCAACAAAGCATTAATCATTCATCGTATAGGTGAATTACAACCGGCCGACCAGATTGTGTTAGTCATGGTGTTGTCGGGACACCGAGAAGATGCATTCAATGCTGCGTGGTTCATTATGGATCATTTAAAGACCACTGCACCATTTTGGAAAAAAGAGTCGGCGGATGGAGAAGGTCACTGGGTGGATGCAAAAGAGTCCGATGATAATGCGTTGACCAAGTGGGATAACGGCTCTGATTCCTAGTAAAGAGCCAATTCTGGGCAATTGCCTTTAAACATCTTATCCACTGAGCCAGATCAAGTAGTGCATCAAAGTACTCAACTATTATGACTCCCATAATCAATTAGGATCTTTAACGTAGTTTTGGCTGATGGCATAAAACATGAATTAAAGATCCACTACGTGAGTACTTGAGGAAGATATTATGAAACCAGTGAATACATCAACTGTGCCTTTCTTGGTAAGTATTGCTGCTGTATTAGTCGTTCTTGGAGCGAGCGTCGTTTAACGCCACGTTTACCGAATAGCGTTGAAGTCAGGTTGTTTGGTTTCCATTAACCGGGCTTTCACGTACCATTTGAGCTTATCTTTCGAGCGTTTTATCAGGCTCTGATGATTTCTTACTTCCATAGGTAAACGTACCATGACAGGTCAGTATCCGGATCATATTCAGGCAGACGACATCTTTATTTCAGTAAAAGAAGAAATTGCGAGCGCAATTACTCATGGAGCTGGTGCTGTTGCAAGCTTGGTGGGGCTGGTTTTCTTACTCCTGGCTGCTTTTTCCGGTCAAGACACCTGGGCCATTGTCAGCGCCTTTGTTTATGGACTGAGCCTGTTTACATTGTATTTGGCGTCGACGGTCTATCACTCAGTTTTTTGTCCTATCAAACGTGATCGTCTCAAAAGTCTGGATCACTGTGCGATTTACCTCCTTATTGCCGGCTCCTATACCCCATTTTTACTGGTGAATATGCGCGATACCATTGGTTGGACGGTGTTCGGACTGGTCTGGGGTATTGCTGCGGTAGGCATTATTCTCAAGGTGTGTTTCCGGCATCGATTCAAACTTCTTCGAGTGGCTACCTATCTGATGATGGGCTGGATTGCCGTCTTTTGTGGTAAAGATTTTATTGAGGCAATTGATCCCGCTGGCTTCTCTTTATTGATGGCGGGTGGGA contains these protein-coding regions:
- a CDS encoding molybdenum cofactor biosynthesis protein MoaE, translated to MSGSAKSHACKIEISVQEADFDLGALSNQWTDGDVENGAQVMFVGRVREFAQANQQSMTLEHYPGMTEKALRETADIAAERWRINKALIIHRIGELQPADQIVLVMVLSGHREDAFNAAWFIMDHLKTTAPFWKKESADGEGHWVDAKESDDNALTKWDNGSDS
- the trhA gene encoding PAQR family membrane homeostasis protein TrhA; its protein translation is MTGQYPDHIQADDIFISVKEEIASAITHGAGAVASLVGLVFLLLAAFSGQDTWAIVSAFVYGLSLFTLYLASTVYHSVFCPIKRDRLKSLDHCAIYLLIAGSYTPFLLVNMRDTIGWTVFGLVWGIAAVGIILKVCFRHRFKLLRVATYLMMGWIAVFCGKDFIEAIDPAGFSLLMAGGIVYSVGVIFYMMPKVPFSHAIWHLFVIGGSVCHFLAIYHYVIVPA